In the Vibrio gigantis genome, one interval contains:
- the cyoA gene encoding ubiquinol oxidase subunit II, with translation MEASRYKCILSRANLSRIGLVGTVLMLEGCNSALLDPKGSVGVQEKELIITALLLMLIVVIPVILMTIYFAYRYRESNTTEEYAPDWAHSTKIEVVVWTIPIIIIAILATITWRTTHELEPSKPLESDVQPMVIEVVSLDWKWLFIYPEQNIATVNYVAFPKDVPVTFKLTSDNIMNAFFIPRLGSQIYAMPGMVTKLNLIANHEGDFKGFASNYSGKGFSQMKFTASAMPDQVAFLNWVEKVKASPDRIEDWEQFRSLAAPSVAEPVTLFSSIPPFLFTDVVTQHPGSMNCLPETQG, from the coding sequence ATGGAAGCTTCAAGATATAAATGCATTTTATCGAGAGCAAATCTGTCGAGGATTGGTTTGGTGGGAACCGTCCTGATGCTCGAAGGATGTAACTCCGCATTGCTCGACCCAAAAGGTAGCGTTGGCGTTCAGGAAAAGGAGCTGATTATTACGGCTCTGTTGCTGATGCTGATTGTTGTCATCCCTGTGATTCTGATGACCATCTACTTTGCTTACCGATACCGCGAAAGCAATACCACAGAAGAGTATGCACCTGATTGGGCGCATTCAACCAAGATTGAAGTGGTGGTATGGACGATTCCAATCATCATCATTGCGATTCTTGCCACCATCACTTGGCGAACAACACACGAACTGGAGCCCTCCAAGCCTCTGGAAAGTGATGTGCAGCCTATGGTGATTGAAGTGGTCTCTCTGGACTGGAAATGGCTGTTCATCTATCCGGAGCAAAACATTGCGACGGTTAACTATGTTGCGTTTCCGAAAGACGTACCGGTGACGTTTAAGCTGACTTCAGACAACATCATGAACGCGTTCTTTATCCCGCGTCTTGGTTCGCAAATCTACGCGATGCCGGGAATGGTGACCAAGCTGAACTTGATTGCTAACCACGAAGGTGACTTCAAAGGTTTTGCATCGAACTACAGTGGCAAAGGTTTCTCACAGATGAAATTTACCGCATCGGCTATGCCTGATCAGGTGGCATTTCTAAACTGGGTGGAAAAAGTGAAAGCAAGCCCCGACCGTATTGAAGATTGGGAGCAGTTCCGTTCATTGGCAGCGCCGAGTGTGGCTGAACCTGTGACTTTGTTCTCCAGTATCCCACCATTTTTATTCACCGATGTCGTGACCCAGCACCCTGGTTCAATGAACTGTTTGCCGGAAACCCAAGGATAA